The following are encoded together in the Planctobacterium marinum genome:
- the thiC gene encoding phosphomethylpyrimidine synthase ThiC encodes MKNKTITARQRRAQAEQFIQQLRGYDYPNSNKIYVTGEQPGVKVGMREVQLSDSLVGGTETAPQYRPNAPVRIYDTSGVYGDPEVPLDVRKGLPKLRQPWITARDDSELLSAPSAGFSQQRLADEGLDHIRFEHLPAIRRAKTGRNVTQMHYARKGIITPEMEYVAIRENMGRAQLANEIRQLQQQGESFGASIPQQITPEFVRDEIARGRAVLPCNINHPESEPMIIGRNFLVKVNANIGNSSVTSSIEEEVEKLVWSTRWGADTVMDLSTGRNIHETREWIIRNSPVPIGTVPLYQALEKVNGVAENLTWEIYRDTLIEQAEQGVDYFTIHAGVLLRYVPLTAKRVTGIVSRGGSIMAKWCLAHHKENFLYTHFEDICKIMQQYDVSFSLGDGLRPGSIADANDAAQMAELAILGELTKIAWRYDVQTIVEGPGHVPMQLIKHNMDEQLALCHEAPFYTLGPLTTDIAPGYDHITSAIGAAQIGWYGTAMLCYVTPKEHLGLPDKEDVKEGLITYKIAAHAADLAKGHPGAQVRDDALSKARFEFRWLDQFNLSLDPQRAREYHDQTLPQESGKVAHFCSMCGPKFCSMKISQDVREYAAELGQEAIDIQILDIEAEMQQKAAEFKRAGSELYHPAE; translated from the coding sequence ATGAAAAACAAAACCATTACTGCACGACAACGTCGTGCCCAAGCCGAGCAGTTCATCCAACAGCTGCGCGGTTACGATTATCCAAATTCCAATAAAATTTATGTCACGGGTGAGCAACCCGGTGTCAAGGTAGGCATGCGTGAAGTGCAGCTGTCTGACAGTCTGGTCGGCGGTACTGAGACTGCGCCGCAATATCGACCTAATGCGCCGGTGCGAATTTATGATACCTCTGGTGTCTACGGTGATCCTGAGGTGCCTCTTGATGTGCGCAAGGGGTTACCGAAATTGCGCCAACCCTGGATTACAGCACGTGATGACAGCGAACTTTTATCGGCTCCCAGCGCTGGATTTTCGCAGCAGAGGTTGGCGGACGAAGGGCTGGATCATATCCGCTTTGAGCACCTTCCCGCCATTCGACGTGCGAAAACCGGGCGAAATGTCACTCAGATGCACTATGCCAGAAAGGGCATTATTACCCCTGAAATGGAATACGTCGCCATTCGGGAAAACATGGGCCGGGCGCAGTTAGCAAATGAAATTCGTCAGTTGCAACAGCAAGGCGAATCGTTTGGTGCTTCTATTCCCCAGCAAATTACCCCCGAGTTCGTACGAGATGAGATAGCACGTGGTCGAGCCGTGTTGCCCTGCAATATCAATCATCCTGAAAGTGAACCCATGATTATCGGGCGCAACTTTTTAGTGAAGGTCAATGCCAATATCGGCAATTCATCGGTAACCTCTTCCATCGAAGAAGAAGTAGAAAAGTTGGTTTGGTCTACCCGATGGGGGGCTGATACCGTGATGGATTTATCTACAGGTCGCAATATTCATGAAACTCGGGAATGGATTATTCGCAATAGCCCGGTACCTATCGGCACGGTGCCTTTGTATCAGGCGCTGGAAAAAGTAAACGGCGTGGCGGAAAATCTGACCTGGGAGATTTATCGCGATACCTTAATCGAGCAAGCTGAACAGGGAGTGGATTACTTTACCATTCACGCAGGGGTGTTATTGCGTTATGTGCCGCTCACTGCAAAGCGCGTTACCGGTATTGTTTCTCGTGGCGGCTCTATCATGGCGAAATGGTGTCTGGCACACCACAAAGAAAACTTTCTCTACACCCACTTCGAAGATATCTGCAAAATCATGCAGCAATACGATGTTAGTTTTTCGCTTGGTGATGGTTTGCGTCCAGGCTCTATTGCCGATGCCAATGACGCTGCCCAAATGGCTGAGTTGGCCATCTTGGGCGAGCTGACAAAAATTGCCTGGCGTTACGATGTGCAGACCATTGTAGAAGGGCCAGGACATGTGCCCATGCAACTTATTAAACACAATATGGACGAACAGTTGGCCTTATGCCATGAAGCACCTTTTTACACCCTGGGCCCACTGACTACCGATATCGCACCGGGCTACGACCATATTACTTCAGCGATTGGCGCGGCTCAAATCGGTTGGTATGGCACGGCGATGCTGTGTTATGTCACACCCAAAGAGCACTTGGGGTTACCCGACAAGGAAGATGTAAAAGAGGGTTTGATCACCTATAAAATCGCCGCTCATGCCGCGGATTTAGCGAAAGGCCATCCCGGCGCTCAAGTTCGCGATGATGCGCTATCCAAAGCGCGTTTTGAGTTCCGCTGGCTGGACCAATTTAATCTCAGTTTAGATCCTCAACGGGCGCGCGAATATCACGATCAAACGCTGCCACAAGAGTCGGGTAAAGTGGCTCACTTCTGTTCCATGTGTGGTCCTAAGTTTTGTTCCATGAAAATCTCTCAGGATGTACGTGAATATGCCGCCGAGTTAGGGCAGGAGGCTATCGATATTCAGATATTGGATATCGAAGCGGAAATGCAGCAAAAGGCGGCGGAATTCAAACGCGCTGGCAGTGAACTCTACCACCCTGCGGAATAA
- the thiE gene encoding thiamine phosphate synthase: MAALPMTKDNSKSHIWAIGGSDCCAGAGIQADVKAAQKLEVYCSTVVTALTVQNSHGVQAINPVSTEVFSQQIDALQKDGLPDVIKVGLLATKEQVLCLTDWLFCLARESIKPLIVLDPVTVASDGSHLTLDDTREALKSHLLPLVDVVTANWQEALWLCECQGNNLDVAMVLKLLATLPVRHVLLKGGHQPQQDKCVDWLLTDGQPSALSLPHLADSRAHGTGCTLATALSAALAKGYPLKDAFVLAKSLVYQGLLQTHKIGCGVAKLGVKSLQYRREWFPEYLSISKLRCPSAPFASCDTQHLGLYPVVDSIAWLKRLLNLGVNTIQLRIKQRERQTLSSQIQQASMLAKAAGARLFINDYWQLAIEHGCYGVHLGQEDIEDADLNLIQASGVRLGVSTHGYFELLRALYLRPSYIAIGAIFSTTTKNMSGQLQGIAKLKCLVQLAQGYPLVAIGGINIDNIASVLSTGVGSVAVVSAITKAEHPEQVVCALQAQLRSQGVSDE; this comes from the coding sequence TTGGCAGCACTGCCCATGACAAAAGACAATAGCAAGTCCCATATTTGGGCCATCGGCGGTTCTGATTGCTGTGCTGGTGCGGGTATTCAAGCGGATGTTAAAGCGGCGCAAAAACTGGAGGTGTACTGCAGCACGGTAGTCACAGCGCTAACAGTACAAAATAGTCACGGTGTGCAGGCCATTAATCCCGTTTCTACCGAGGTTTTTTCTCAGCAGATAGATGCGCTGCAAAAAGATGGTTTACCCGATGTGATAAAAGTAGGGTTACTGGCCACAAAAGAGCAGGTTTTGTGCTTAACGGATTGGCTTTTTTGCCTGGCGAGGGAGTCGATAAAACCGCTAATCGTGCTTGATCCGGTTACAGTGGCTTCTGATGGTAGTCATTTAACGCTTGATGATACCCGCGAAGCGCTAAAAAGCCATCTGCTGCCTTTGGTTGATGTCGTTACGGCCAATTGGCAAGAGGCACTTTGGTTGTGCGAATGCCAAGGCAATAACCTTGATGTGGCCATGGTGCTCAAGCTTTTAGCTACTTTGCCTGTCAGGCATGTTTTACTTAAAGGCGGTCATCAACCTCAGCAGGATAAATGTGTGGATTGGTTGCTCACCGATGGGCAGCCATCGGCTCTGTCTTTACCCCATTTAGCTGACTCCCGGGCCCATGGTACTGGATGTACTTTGGCGACGGCTCTTTCTGCGGCATTGGCCAAAGGTTATCCTTTAAAAGATGCTTTTGTGCTGGCCAAAAGTCTGGTTTATCAGGGGTTATTGCAAACTCATAAGATAGGCTGTGGCGTAGCAAAGTTGGGGGTAAAGTCGCTGCAATATCGCCGTGAATGGTTTCCTGAATACCTTTCAATTTCTAAATTGCGCTGCCCCTCTGCGCCTTTTGCCTCCTGCGACACTCAGCATTTGGGTTTGTATCCCGTGGTGGATTCGATTGCCTGGTTGAAGCGTTTGTTGAATCTGGGAGTAAATACCATTCAGCTACGCATCAAACAAAGGGAAAGACAAACGCTATCCAGCCAAATACAACAGGCGAGCATGTTGGCTAAAGCGGCTGGCGCCAGGCTGTTTATTAATGATTACTGGCAATTAGCCATTGAGCACGGTTGTTATGGCGTACATCTTGGCCAGGAAGATATCGAGGACGCTGATCTTAATTTGATACAGGCCAGCGGTGTGCGCTTGGGGGTATCGACACATGGGTACTTTGAGCTGTTAAGAGCGCTGTACTTACGGCCCAGTTATATCGCCATTGGCGCGATATTTAGCACAACAACAAAAAACATGTCTGGTCAGCTGCAGGGAATAGCGAAGCTCAAGTGCCTGGTGCAATTGGCACAAGGTTATCCGCTAGTAGCCATTGGTGGCATCAATATCGACAATATTGCATCGGTGTTGTCCACTGGTGTGGGTTCTGTAGCTGTGGTGTCTGCTATTACAAAAGCGGAGCACCCTGAACAGGTGGTTTGTGCGCTGCAAGCTCAGCTGCGCTCACAGGGAGTAAGCGATGAGTAA
- a CDS encoding serine hydrolase domain-containing protein: MSFLRLLVIVVLFTALNPTKGLADEHFIDTFWQDTRSKIQGQNIPGFSMVYIERNRDPRYFSTGLTEKHGQPVDEQTLFRLASVSKTFTGGLTAKLVHKGQLDWQQPLQELAPDFNFSSNNRTITLEHLLSQSSGLMRNAYDNLIEANYSLPRIIDELKDLKPLCQPGKCYTYQNALFGVLEYHFQQQDTSYGQVLEQELLTPLNMYHTSVGSTPLVKADDWAKPHVLTRAKNWKKTRINESYYRVSPAAGINTNSHDMGIWLKAMLGEYPDVIEPAIIEEITQPHIRTTRELRRRAWRKLLDNAHYGLGWRVYEIDGLQVAYHSGWVKGYRAEVSFCSELGIGVAMLMNAEANLMNELGADFWSGYLARQTHEVRENLQLTAGK; this comes from the coding sequence TTGAGTTTTTTGCGTCTGCTTGTCATTGTTGTTTTGTTCACAGCGCTCAATCCGACTAAAGGATTGGCGGATGAGCATTTCATCGACACATTCTGGCAAGACACCCGCAGCAAAATCCAGGGCCAGAATATTCCCGGCTTCAGTATGGTGTATATTGAACGCAACCGAGACCCTCGCTATTTCAGCACCGGCTTAACAGAAAAACATGGCCAGCCAGTTGATGAACAAACCCTGTTTCGATTGGCGTCGGTATCCAAAACCTTTACCGGTGGCCTCACCGCCAAATTAGTGCACAAAGGCCAGTTAGACTGGCAACAACCCCTGCAAGAACTCGCACCGGATTTCAATTTCAGCAGCAACAACCGCACCATTACGTTAGAGCATTTACTCAGCCAGAGCAGCGGTTTAATGCGCAATGCCTACGATAACTTAATCGAAGCCAACTATTCCTTACCGCGAATTATCGATGAGTTAAAAGACTTAAAGCCCCTGTGCCAGCCAGGCAAATGCTATACCTATCAAAACGCCTTATTCGGTGTACTGGAATATCATTTCCAGCAACAAGATACGTCCTATGGACAGGTACTGGAGCAAGAGCTATTAACACCACTGAATATGTACCATACCAGTGTGGGCAGTACCCCGCTGGTAAAAGCCGATGACTGGGCCAAGCCCCATGTGTTAACTCGCGCCAAAAACTGGAAAAAGACCCGTATTAACGAATCCTATTATCGGGTTTCACCCGCAGCTGGCATCAATACTAATAGTCACGACATGGGCATCTGGTTAAAAGCCATGCTTGGCGAGTACCCCGATGTGATTGAGCCAGCGATTATCGAAGAAATCACTCAACCCCATATCCGCACCACTCGAGAATTACGTCGTCGCGCCTGGCGCAAGCTACTGGACAACGCCCATTATGGCTTGGGCTGGCGAGTGTACGAGATTGATGGTTTGCAGGTGGCCTACCACAGTGGCTGGGTTAAGGGCTATCGCGCGGAAGTTTCTTTCTGCTCCGAGCTGGGTATTGGGGTGGCGATGCTGATGAATGCCGAAGCCAACCTGATGAACGAATTAGGCGCTGATTTCTGGTCAGGCTATCTGGCTCGCCAGACTCACGAAGTACGTGAAAACCTGCAACTCACTGCGGGTAAATAG
- a CDS encoding DMT family transporter produces the protein MQAKSYLELVILGALWGASFLFMRTGSPEFGAFSLILIRASVAAIFLVLLMLFIRRHEMQQIRTHWKHLVILGLTNTAIPFTLFAWATLSLEAGLTATLNSTAPMFGALVAWVWLKDKIAAGTALGLIVGFGGVFILMSEKISEDVLLLLPILGALLASTCYGFAACYSKLYAAGMRPLAVATGSQISASIMLIIPGVMTWPETMPSVSAWRDVIMLGIACTGIAYILYFRILAREGVSKALSVTYLVPLFAFIWGWWFINEQVTQTIMLGAATILLGVALTTGMLKLPGKRALAKTNP, from the coding sequence ATGCAGGCTAAATCTTATCTGGAACTTGTTATTCTGGGGGCCTTGTGGGGCGCATCATTTCTGTTTATGCGCACCGGTTCGCCGGAGTTTGGTGCTTTTTCTCTGATTCTTATCAGAGCGTCAGTTGCAGCAATTTTTTTAGTGCTGCTGATGTTGTTCATTCGCCGTCATGAAATGCAGCAAATACGAACCCACTGGAAACACCTGGTCATATTGGGCCTCACTAATACCGCGATACCCTTTACCTTGTTTGCATGGGCAACGCTTTCGCTGGAAGCGGGGTTAACAGCCACATTAAACTCAACTGCCCCTATGTTCGGTGCTTTGGTGGCCTGGGTGTGGCTAAAAGATAAGATTGCAGCGGGCACGGCTTTGGGATTAATCGTGGGTTTTGGCGGTGTCTTTATTCTGATGTCGGAGAAAATTTCTGAGGATGTTCTACTCCTGTTGCCCATTTTAGGGGCGCTACTGGCATCCACTTGTTATGGCTTTGCGGCTTGTTACTCCAAGCTGTATGCAGCGGGAATGAGGCCTTTAGCGGTGGCAACCGGCAGTCAGATCAGCGCCAGTATCATGCTCATTATTCCGGGTGTGATGACATGGCCAGAAACGATGCCATCGGTCAGTGCCTGGCGTGATGTGATAATGCTTGGTATCGCTTGTACTGGCATTGCTTATATTCTGTATTTTCGCATTCTGGCGCGGGAAGGTGTGAGCAAAGCACTGTCGGTAACCTACCTGGTACCGCTATTTGCCTTTATCTGGGGTTGGTGGTTTATCAATGAGCAAGTTACCCAAACCATCATGCTTGGAGCCGCCACCATTTTACTGGGTGTAGCCTTAACCACAGGTATGTTGAAACTGCCAGGTAAGCGAGCATTAGCCAAAACAAACCCTTAA
- the thiS gene encoding sulfur carrier protein ThiS — MKIRFNGEQVLIESQQLADFLLSRVDPNQAFAVALNGDFVAKQNYATITLSEGDELDVLIPMQGG, encoded by the coding sequence ATGAAAATCCGTTTTAATGGCGAGCAAGTGTTAATTGAATCGCAGCAACTCGCTGATTTTTTATTAAGCAGAGTCGATCCTAACCAAGCGTTCGCCGTAGCGCTCAATGGTGATTTTGTGGCAAAGCAGAATTACGCAACGATCACTCTGAGTGAGGGAGATGAACTTGATGTTCTGATCCCCATGCAAGGAGGTTAA
- a CDS encoding Lrp/AsnC family transcriptional regulator: protein MAKKNIKLDAINKRILATIHKQADLSNQELAELVGLSPSACFQRTKALKEAGYFFNFHTEMDLERICEHMLAYVEVKLHSNTPQARKPFEQAIQDIPEFMDCLRVEGEFHYMMFSCFPNIQALNQVCDDIARNSKLEVKEIKVKTILERTKWYLGYPLEKLKWLE, encoded by the coding sequence ATGGCTAAAAAGAACATCAAGCTGGATGCCATTAATAAACGCATACTAGCCACCATTCACAAGCAAGCAGACCTGTCTAACCAAGAGTTAGCTGAGTTGGTAGGTTTGTCCCCCAGCGCTTGCTTCCAGCGCACCAAGGCATTAAAGGAAGCAGGATATTTCTTTAATTTTCACACTGAAATGGACCTGGAGCGGATCTGTGAGCATATGCTGGCCTATGTCGAAGTGAAACTGCACTCCAATACGCCGCAAGCCAGAAAGCCCTTCGAACAAGCGATACAAGATATCCCCGAATTTATGGATTGTTTGCGAGTGGAAGGGGAATTCCATTACATGATGTTCAGCTGCTTTCCCAATATACAGGCGCTGAATCAGGTGTGTGATGATATTGCACGCAACAGCAAGCTGGAGGTTAAAGAGATAAAGGTAAAAACCATCCTTGAGCGCACTAAATGGTATCTGGGCTACCCACTGGAAAAGCTCAAGTGGTTGGAATAG
- a CDS encoding methylated-DNA--[protein]-cysteine S-methyltransferase has translation METQKNTAFAYLQTPIGLLEIAAEQAHLKHILFVEDALQVASEARVLQEAKKQLSEYFEGNRRVFDLPLSPQGTAFQNKVWQALLTIDYGQTCSYVDIAETLGDKNAVRAVGAANGKNPLSIVVPCHRVIGKNGKLTGYAGGLSRKAWLLDLESGHNSPSQFELI, from the coding sequence ATGGAAACTCAAAAAAATACCGCCTTTGCCTATCTACAAACACCAATCGGTTTATTGGAAATCGCCGCTGAACAGGCGCATTTGAAGCATATCTTGTTTGTAGAAGATGCCCTGCAGGTTGCATCCGAAGCTCGGGTATTACAAGAAGCAAAAAAACAATTATCGGAGTACTTTGAAGGTAACCGCAGGGTGTTTGATTTGCCGTTATCACCGCAAGGCACAGCATTTCAGAACAAAGTATGGCAGGCACTTTTGACAATCGACTACGGGCAAACCTGTAGCTATGTGGATATCGCAGAAACATTGGGAGATAAAAACGCGGTGCGCGCGGTGGGGGCCGCCAATGGTAAAAATCCATTGAGCATTGTAGTGCCTTGTCATCGGGTTATTGGCAAAAACGGCAAATTGACTGGTTATGCTGGTGGATTGTCCAGAAAAGCATGGTTGCTGGATTTAGAATCAGGGCACAATAGCCCTTCGCAATTTGAACTCATATAA
- a CDS encoding thiazole synthase has translation MSVPEDDSWCVEPHHFSSRLLLGTAQYPSPVIMQNALAIAEPAMITVSLRRQGSSGNGGDFWELVKQTGIPVLPNTAGCRTAKEAMTIAQMSREVFSTPLIKLEITGDDYNLQPDPFALLEATAELLRQGFTVLPYSTDDLVLCQRLVDLGCKIVMPWGAPIGSGQGLLNPYALKTLRARLPDTLLIVDAGIGSPSHACQAMEMGFDAVLLNSAVAQANHPIQMASAFAKAVAAGRQAFLSGTMQVRETACPSTPVPGTPFWQHCP, from the coding sequence ATGTCTGTTCCTGAAGATGACAGCTGGTGCGTGGAGCCACATCATTTCAGTAGTCGATTATTGTTAGGCACGGCGCAATACCCGTCTCCTGTAATCATGCAAAACGCATTAGCAATAGCTGAACCAGCCATGATTACGGTATCACTAAGACGTCAGGGCAGCAGCGGTAATGGCGGCGATTTTTGGGAATTGGTAAAACAAACCGGAATTCCCGTATTGCCCAATACCGCCGGATGTCGCACCGCTAAAGAAGCCATGACTATTGCGCAAATGAGCCGGGAAGTGTTTTCAACCCCCCTTATTAAACTTGAGATCACCGGTGACGATTACAATCTGCAACCGGATCCTTTTGCTTTATTGGAAGCGACGGCTGAACTGCTGCGTCAGGGGTTTACGGTATTGCCTTATAGCACTGATGATCTGGTGTTGTGTCAACGGCTGGTGGATTTAGGTTGTAAAATTGTGATGCCATGGGGCGCACCGATAGGTAGCGGTCAGGGGCTATTAAACCCTTATGCGTTAAAAACCTTACGTGCGCGATTGCCCGATACTCTGCTGATTGTGGATGCGGGGATTGGCTCACCGTCTCACGCTTGTCAGGCAATGGAAATGGGCTTTGATGCAGTGTTATTAAATAGCGCCGTAGCTCAGGCTAATCATCCCATACAGATGGCCTCCGCCTTCGCCAAGGCGGTTGCCGCCGGGCGTCAGGCATTTCTGTCTGGCACCATGCAGGTGAGGGAAACCGCCTGTCCATCTACTCCTGTTCCGGGAACCCCATTTTGGCAGCACTGCCCATGA
- a CDS encoding NAD(P)/FAD-dependent oxidoreductase, producing MNIAILGFGLMGRLCALQLRNCARLTVFSADEADSSESAGAVAAAMMAPLSEAVHCNDIQLLNLGRESLAIWPEILADLSDPVWFQQAGTMVVCHHNDRALLSEFHQRLAPLEPDCAMLPAVHLREIEPSLPENLQQGLWLEGEGQLDNKAFYRASLRACQQADVDFFWQTEIDSRSGSRWAAEWTQGRIAGQQFDAVLDCRGLGARHTLAMVPGKVGLLRAVRGEIIRVIAPDVQFTRPVRFMHPKYPLYVAPKPNNEYVIGATEIESQDESAISLRSTMELLSAAYALHPGFAEARIRSARVGLRPAFPNHHPEIYNYGRYYSVNGLYRHGYLLGALFSRALANLIQDKTIPNSVQQFVRRSHENPF from the coding sequence ATGAACATAGCGATATTGGGATTTGGTTTAATGGGGCGGCTGTGCGCTTTGCAACTGCGCAACTGTGCCAGACTCACTGTGTTCAGCGCAGATGAGGCGGACAGTTCAGAAAGTGCCGGTGCGGTGGCGGCTGCAATGATGGCTCCTCTATCGGAAGCTGTGCACTGCAACGACATACAGTTATTAAACCTGGGGAGAGAGTCACTGGCAATTTGGCCAGAGATTCTCGCGGACCTATCTGATCCTGTATGGTTCCAACAAGCCGGCACTATGGTGGTTTGCCATCACAACGATAGAGCGTTATTGAGTGAATTTCATCAGCGTCTGGCGCCGTTAGAGCCAGATTGCGCCATGTTGCCAGCGGTACATTTAAGAGAGATAGAACCTTCATTACCGGAAAATCTCCAGCAGGGATTATGGCTGGAAGGGGAAGGGCAATTGGATAACAAAGCCTTTTATCGCGCTAGTCTTCGGGCCTGCCAGCAGGCTGACGTAGATTTCTTCTGGCAGACTGAAATCGACAGTCGTTCGGGATCCCGCTGGGCAGCCGAATGGACGCAAGGGCGCATTGCAGGGCAGCAATTTGATGCGGTGTTGGACTGTCGAGGTTTGGGCGCTCGACACACGCTGGCGATGGTGCCCGGCAAGGTGGGGCTGTTGCGGGCCGTGCGGGGCGAAATCATTCGGGTTATCGCGCCTGATGTACAATTTACTCGCCCGGTGCGCTTCATGCATCCAAAATACCCGCTCTATGTCGCGCCAAAACCGAACAACGAATACGTTATTGGCGCCACTGAGATAGAAAGCCAGGACGAGAGCGCCATTAGCTTGCGCTCAACCATGGAGCTATTGTCTGCTGCATATGCCTTACATCCGGGATTTGCCGAAGCTCGCATCCGCAGTGCACGAGTGGGCTTGCGGCCTGCTTTTCCGAATCATCATCCAGAAATCTACAATTACGGTCGGTATTACAGCGTGAATGGTTTGTATCGTCATGGATACTTGTTAGGGGCTTTGTTTAGCCGGGCTTTGGCGAATTTAATACAAGACAAAACGATCCCCAACTCTGTCCAGCAGTTTGTCAGGAGGTCGCATGAAAATCCGTTTTAA
- a CDS encoding Ada metal-binding domain-containing protein codes for MNYQTWQQARLSRDRRFDGRFFVAVKTTGIFCRNICPANLPKEENVEYYAHAAQALDHGYRPCLRCRPDSAPSSYAWLGVETTVVRAMKLLRDNPESGLDSIAQRLGISDGYLRKLFRQHLGVSPKQYQLTEQLLFAKKLLHETSLSVEQVALTAGFQSARRLQQNLKDTLQLTPTQIRQQQSQEGKQLQLYLSYTPDYCWRQVRDFWQVRAVPGMETVTDDSYARSFSWQDDKGYLSAEIEPERFRFKVTLSLQNYQSLRFVLQNIKRVLDLETDYSIVKEGLLQTGLTTEQLTPGIRIPGVWSLFEAGCRAILGQQVSVKAAVNKVAQLTEELGEPLPGEQQLTRLFPTPEAVAKSELAFLKMPEARKRALRALAQYLHDNPEDNSPDAWLEIKGIGPWTVAYAKMRGLSEPDIWLGTDLVIKKQIEQFSLQTDAAAPWRSYLTFQLWDHA; via the coding sequence ATGAATTACCAGACCTGGCAACAAGCCAGATTAAGTCGGGATCGGCGCTTTGATGGTCGTTTTTTTGTGGCGGTGAAAACCACGGGCATTTTTTGTCGCAATATCTGCCCGGCCAATCTACCTAAAGAAGAGAACGTCGAATATTATGCTCATGCGGCACAAGCGCTGGATCACGGTTATCGCCCCTGTTTGCGCTGTCGTCCGGATAGTGCCCCGAGTTCCTATGCCTGGTTAGGGGTTGAAACCACCGTTGTTCGTGCCATGAAATTATTGCGGGATAATCCCGAATCCGGGCTAGATTCTATTGCTCAGCGACTGGGGATTTCCGATGGTTATCTGCGCAAGTTATTTCGCCAGCATTTGGGGGTTTCTCCCAAGCAATATCAGTTAACTGAGCAGCTTTTGTTTGCCAAAAAACTTCTGCACGAAACTAGCCTGTCAGTGGAACAAGTGGCCCTAACAGCCGGTTTTCAATCTGCCAGACGCTTACAACAAAACCTGAAAGATACCCTGCAATTAACCCCCACGCAAATCCGGCAACAGCAAAGTCAGGAAGGTAAACAGTTGCAATTGTATTTGTCCTATACGCCGGACTATTGTTGGCGACAGGTGCGGGATTTCTGGCAAGTCAGAGCGGTGCCCGGCATGGAAACCGTCACCGACGATAGTTATGCTCGCAGTTTTAGCTGGCAGGACGACAAAGGTTACCTTAGTGCTGAGATAGAGCCTGAGCGTTTTCGCTTTAAAGTTACCCTCAGCTTGCAAAACTATCAAAGCCTGCGTTTCGTTTTGCAAAACATTAAGCGGGTATTGGATCTCGAGACGGATTACAGCATTGTCAAAGAAGGATTACTGCAAACCGGATTGACAACAGAGCAGTTAACGCCGGGGATCCGCATTCCAGGCGTATGGAGTTTATTTGAAGCTGGCTGTCGCGCGATTTTAGGGCAGCAGGTGTCTGTAAAAGCGGCGGTGAATAAAGTGGCACAATTAACCGAAGAATTAGGCGAGCCACTGCCAGGAGAACAACAACTAACGCGCTTGTTTCCCACACCAGAAGCGGTTGCAAAAAGTGAGCTGGCATTTTTGAAAATGCCCGAGGCGCGCAAGCGAGCATTGCGGGCATTGGCGCAATACCTTCACGATAATCCCGAGGATAATAGCCCAGATGCTTGGCTAGAAATTAAAGGCATTGGTCCCTGGACTGTTGCCTACGCCAAGATGCGCGGTTTGTCCGAGCCGGATATCTGGCTGGGGACGGATCTGGTGATCAAAAAACAAATTGAGCAATTTTCATTACAAACCGATGCAGCTGCGCCATGGCGCAGCTATCTGACCTTTCAACTGTGGGATCACGCTTAA